The Streptomyces sp. NBC_00102 genome segment CGAGGTGCGCGACCGGGCGCTCATCGCGCACGCCACGCAGATCGACCCCGAGGGCGGCTGGTTCCGCGTCCCGATGGACGTGCAGAAGGAGGTCTGGCCGACCGAGGAGTACGAGCTCGTGAAGGCCGGCGTCGATACCTCCCTCCCCGAGAGCGATCTCTTCGCGGGCATCCGCGACAATGCCTGATATGTACTCCACCCAGGCACTGACGCATCTCGTCCCGCTGGCCGCCGACGAGCTCGACAAGAACAAGGTGACGCCCGGCGTTCTCGGCTTCCTCGTCTTCGCCGCGCTCGCCCTCGGCGTGTGGGCCTTGATGAAGTCCATGAACCGCCACATGGGCCGGGTGAACTTCGAGGAGGCCCCGTCCCCGGAGGAGGCCGAGGCCGCCGGGACCGGTGCCTCCGCCGGAGCCCGCGGGAAGCAGTAACCGGGCGCCGCCCCCAGGGGCGGCGCCCCGGCCCGCCCCGCGCCAGGTCCGTAACGGCGCGGGGCGCGTGTCGTGCCCGGGGCGTCCGGGGGTGTGGGCGCGGCAGGTTGCCCGCCCCCGGGCCCGGAGCAGCAGGTTGCCCGCCACCGGGCCCGGAGCAGGCGGGCGGCAAACGGCGGATCACACCGTGAGTCTCATCGCTTCGAACCACAGGCTGTTTTCCTGGGCGCCGACGTAGGTGAGTTCGAGCGCGTCGCCGGGGTTGTCGCACGCCATCGAAAGCCAGTCGCCGTCGTGGATGTACGCGGTCTGGCAGACGGCGCTCTTGGCGTGGTCGACCTGGATGGTGAACCCCCGCATGTAGGGGGCGTCCTTTTCGGTGCTGCCGAGGTAGTTGTCGGCGCCGTCCACGGCTTCCGACCAGGCGTCGGGGAAGTACTGCTCGGTCCCGCTCCCCCCGGGGTTGTAGACCTGCGCGCGGCCGGCCGTGCCATTGATTCCGGACACCGCGACGTCGACCGAGGTGATCTGCTCCCCCGATCCCTCCGTGCCCGCCGTGTCGCCGTCGCACACCGCGTCGGACCAGTCGCGGTCCCTCACGTAGACGCGGTAGCAGATGTGCGGTTCGCCCGGTTTCTCCGCGGCCTTCTGCCGGACCGCGGTCGCCGCGGTCCGCTCCTGGGGCTCTGGTTCCTTCTCGGCGGAACCGCCGCCTCCCGCCCCGCCGTCGCCCGCCTCCTGCGTCGCGGCGGCGGCCGGGGGCGCCGTGGCGGGCGCGGCGGGCGTCGCCTTCGGCGCCTCCGGGGCCGGCGAGGGGGGTGCCAACGTGGCGGTGGCGGCCTCCTGGAGCTTTTCCGTGGCGGTGGAGTCGACCCGGGGCTTGTGGGTGAGCCAGAGCATCACGAACGCGATCGCCAGTGCGAGGAGGAGGCTGATGAAGGCCGCCGGCCAGCGCGGCAGGACACTCCTCTGCACGTAGGTGCCCGCCACGTCCAGCGGTGCGGTACCCGACCGCTGCACCGCCAAGGTGTACGGCCGGTCCTCCTTGGACCCGAACCACTTGATCTGCCGCGGCTTCAGCGTCGCCTTCAGGAACGCCGCGCGCCCCGGCTCGATCTGCACATTGCTCGGACGGATGTCGTACGACAGCTGATCACCGCTGTCGCT includes the following:
- a CDS encoding hydrolase; the encoded protein is MNLWTSLEPASATVDPGDSTTVRLRLRNTGDVVDEYRFEVVGSLAPWALVEPQSLRLFPGTTGEVAVTFSPPRTPDAAAGPHPYAVKVTPTEHPQATTVPEGNLTVTPFTEVRAELVPPTVKGRFRGRPRLAVDNLGNTRLTASVRGSDSGDQLSYDIRPSNVQIEPGRAAFLKATLKPRQIKWFGSKEDRPYTLAVQRSGTAPLDVAGTYVQRSVLPRWPAAFISLLLALAIAFVMLWLTHKPRVDSTATEKLQEAATATLAPPSPAPEAPKATPAAPATAPPAAAATQEAGDGGAGGGGSAEKEPEPQERTAATAVRQKAAEKPGEPHICYRVYVRDRDWSDAVCDGDTAGTEGSGEQITSVDVAVSGINGTAGRAQVYNPGGSGTEQYFPDAWSEAVDGADNYLGSTEKDAPYMRGFTIQVDHAKSAVCQTAYIHDGDWLSMACDNPGDALELTYVGAQENSLWFEAMRLTV